A single genomic interval of Bos indicus isolate NIAB-ARS_2022 breed Sahiwal x Tharparkar chromosome 5, NIAB-ARS_B.indTharparkar_mat_pri_1.0, whole genome shotgun sequence harbors:
- the HDAC10 gene encoding polyamine deacetylase HDAC10 isoform X4 encodes MGTALVYHEDMTATRLLWDDPECEIECPERLTTALERLQQHGLKQRCLQLIAREASEAELGLVHSPEYVALLQGTQALGTRELQALSKEYDAVYLHPSTFHCARLAVGAALQLVDAVLTGAVRNGLALVRPPGHHSQRATANGFCVFNNVAIAAKHAQQKHGLRRILIVDWDVHHGQGIQYIFEDDPSVLYFSWHRYEHGHFWPCLRESDADAVGRGRGLGFTVNLPWNQGCSDVPWLQVGMGNADYVAAFLHVLLPLAFEFDPELVLVSAGFDSAIGDPEGQMLATPECFAHLTHLLQVLAGGRVCAVLEGGYHLESLSQSVCMMVRALLGDPALPLSGPMEPHGSALESLQCVRAAQAPHWVSLQQQALGAAPVLSPGTPCPEGRPSPLPLGEPQFKAVVTQAAAALSSLLDQLRLHPTPPVRVAVALIAPDTGLALPPGVLCEEGSLPQEETQAWARPHEALAQDGALTALGKVLYLLDRILDGQVSSGMAATPVPAAAATLDVAVRYGLSHGAQRLLCVAVGQLDRPPGLTDDGRNLWLNIGVEEAAAPSMFHVSVPLPVTTGGFLSCALALVLPLAYSFQPDLVLVALGPAHGLRDPQAALLAALLRGPAGGRVFALVDEESTPQLATVLARVLNGEAPPSLGPFSMAAPEDTQALMYLRGRLEPRWKMLQVAAPH; translated from the exons ATGGGGACCGCACTTGTGTACCACGAGGACATGACCGCCACCCGGCTGCTCTGGGACGA CCCTGAGTGTGAGATCGAGTGTCCTGAGCGCCTGACCACTGCCCTGGAGCGCCTGCAGCAGCATGGTCTGAAGCAAAGGTGTCTGCAGCTCATAGCCCGCGAGGCCTCAGAGGCGGAGCTGGGCCTGGTGCACAG CCCTGAGTACGTAGCGCTGTTGCAGGGGACCCAGGCCTTGGGCACCAGGGAGCTCCAGGCCCTGTCCAAGGAGTATGATGCCGTCTACCTCCATCCG AGTACCTTCCACTGTGCCCGGCTGGCTGTGGGGGCCGCGCTGCAGCTGGTGGACGCGGTGCTGACGGGAGCTGTGCGCAACGGGCTCGCCCTGGTGAG gcctcctgggcaCCACAGCCAGAGGGCTACTGCCAATGGATTCTGCGTGTTCAACAACGTAGCCATAGCAGCCAAACACGCCCAGCAGAAACACGGGTTGCGCAG GATCCTCATCGTTGACTGGGATGTCCATCATGGTCAGGGCATCCAGTATATCTTCGAGGATGACCCCAG CGTCCTTTACTTCTCCTGGCACCGCTATGAGCACGGGCACTTCTGGCCGTGTCTGCGGGAGTCAGACGCTGACGCTGTCGGGCGGGGAAGGGGCCTCGGCTTCACTGTCAACCTGCCTTGGAACCAG GGCTGCTCTGACGTTCCTTGGCTGCAGGTCGGGATGGGAAATGCTGACTACGTGGCTGCCTTCCTGCATgtgctgctgcccctggcctttGAG TTCGACCCTGAGCTGGTCCTAGTCTCCGCAGGATTCGACTCAGCCATCGGTGATCCCGAG GGGCAGATGCTGGCCACACCGGAGTGCTTCGCCCACCTCACGCATCTGCTGCAGGTGCTGGCTGGCGGCCGGGTCTGCGCCGTGCTGGAG ggtgGCTACCACCTGGAGTCCCTCTCCCAGTCTGTGTGCATGATGGTGCGAGCGCTGCTAGGCGACCCTGCCCTGCCCTTGTCAGGGCCCATGGAGCCCCATGGCAG TGCCCTGGAATCCCTCCAGTGTGTGCGGGCAGCCCAGGCCCCTCACTGGGTGAGCCTCCAGCAGCAAG CCCTAGGTGCCGCCCCTGTACTGAGCCCCGGCACTCCCTGCCCAGAGGGGAGGCCCTCGCCGCTGCCGCTGGGGGAGCCCCAATTCAAGGCAGTGGTgacccaggctgctgctgctctgagTTCACTCCTGGACCAGCTGCGCCTACACCCCACACCCCCTGTCCGCGTGGCTGTTGCCCTGATTGCGCCAGACacaggcctggccctgcccccgGGTGTCCTCTGTGAGGAGGGGTCACTGCCGCAGGAGGAGACACAGGCCTGGGCCAG GCCACATGAGGCCCTGGCCCAGGACGGGGCCCTCACTGCACTCGGGAAGGTCCTATACCTCTTGGACAGGATCCTGGATGGGCAG GTGAGCAGTGGCATGGCAGCCACCCCAGTCCCTGCTGCAGCTGCCACCCTGGACGTGGCTGTTCGGTATGGCCTGTCCCATGGAGCCCAGAG gctgctctgtgtgGCTGTGGGACAGCTGGATCGGCCCCCAGGTCTCACCGATGACGG GAGAAATCTATGGCTGAACATTGGCGTCGAGGAGGCAGCTGCCCCATCCATGTTCCACGTCTCTGTGCCACTGCcggtg ACAACTGGTGGGTTCCTGAGCTGTGCCCTGGCCCTGGTGCTGCCCCTGGCCTACAGCTTCCAGCCTGACCTGGTGCTGGTGGCGCTGGGGCCGGCCCATGGCTTGCGGGACCCCCAGGCTGCACTCCTGGCTGCACTGCTTCGGGGCCCGGCAGGCGGCCGAGTCTTCGCCCTTGTGGATGAG GAATCCACACCCCAGCTTGCAACAGTCCTGGCTAGGGTGCTGAATGGGGAGGCACCCCCAAGCCTGGGCCCCTTCTCCATGGCCGCCCCAGAGGACACGCAAGCCCTGATGTACCTGAGAGGGCGACTGGAGCCAAGGTGGAAGATGCTGCAGGTGGCTG CGCCTCATTGA
- the HDAC10 gene encoding polyamine deacetylase HDAC10 isoform X6 has protein sequence MGTALVYHEDMTATRLLWDDPECEIECPERLTTALERLQQHGLKQRCLQLIAREASEAELGLVHSPEYVALLQGTQALGTRELQALSKEYDAVYLHPSTFHCARLAVGAALQLVDAVLTGAVRNGLALVRPPGHHSQRATANGFCVFNNVAIAAKHAQQKHGLRRILIVDWDVHHGQGIQYIFEDDPSVLYFSWHRYEHGHFWPCLRESDADAVGRGRGLGFTVNLPWNQVGMGNADYVAAFLHVLLPLAFEFDPELVLVSAGFDSAIGDPEGQMLATPECFAHLTHLLQVLAGGRVCAVLEGGYHLESLSQSVCMMVRALLGDPALPLSGPMEPHGSALESLQCVRAAQAPHWVSLQQQALGAAPVLSPGTPCPEGRPSPLPLGEPQFKAVVTQAAAALSSLLDQLRLHPTPPVRVAVALIAPDTGLALPPGVLCEEGSLPQEETQAWARPHEALAQDGALTALGKVLYLLDRILDGQVSSGMAATPVPAAAATLDVAVRYGLSHGAQRLLCVAVGQLDRPPGLTDDGRNLWLNIGVEEAAAPSMFHVSVPLPVTTGGFLSCALALVLPLAYSFQPDLVLVALGPAHGLRDPQAALLAALLRGPAGGRVFALVDEESTPQLATVLARVLNGEAPPSLGPFSMAAPEDTQALMYLRGRLEPRWKMLQVAAPH, from the exons ATGGGGACCGCACTTGTGTACCACGAGGACATGACCGCCACCCGGCTGCTCTGGGACGA CCCTGAGTGTGAGATCGAGTGTCCTGAGCGCCTGACCACTGCCCTGGAGCGCCTGCAGCAGCATGGTCTGAAGCAAAGGTGTCTGCAGCTCATAGCCCGCGAGGCCTCAGAGGCGGAGCTGGGCCTGGTGCACAG CCCTGAGTACGTAGCGCTGTTGCAGGGGACCCAGGCCTTGGGCACCAGGGAGCTCCAGGCCCTGTCCAAGGAGTATGATGCCGTCTACCTCCATCCG AGTACCTTCCACTGTGCCCGGCTGGCTGTGGGGGCCGCGCTGCAGCTGGTGGACGCGGTGCTGACGGGAGCTGTGCGCAACGGGCTCGCCCTGGTGAG gcctcctgggcaCCACAGCCAGAGGGCTACTGCCAATGGATTCTGCGTGTTCAACAACGTAGCCATAGCAGCCAAACACGCCCAGCAGAAACACGGGTTGCGCAG GATCCTCATCGTTGACTGGGATGTCCATCATGGTCAGGGCATCCAGTATATCTTCGAGGATGACCCCAG CGTCCTTTACTTCTCCTGGCACCGCTATGAGCACGGGCACTTCTGGCCGTGTCTGCGGGAGTCAGACGCTGACGCTGTCGGGCGGGGAAGGGGCCTCGGCTTCACTGTCAACCTGCCTTGGAACCAG GTCGGGATGGGAAATGCTGACTACGTGGCTGCCTTCCTGCATgtgctgctgcccctggcctttGAG TTCGACCCTGAGCTGGTCCTAGTCTCCGCAGGATTCGACTCAGCCATCGGTGATCCCGAG GGGCAGATGCTGGCCACACCGGAGTGCTTCGCCCACCTCACGCATCTGCTGCAGGTGCTGGCTGGCGGCCGGGTCTGCGCCGTGCTGGAG ggtgGCTACCACCTGGAGTCCCTCTCCCAGTCTGTGTGCATGATGGTGCGAGCGCTGCTAGGCGACCCTGCCCTGCCCTTGTCAGGGCCCATGGAGCCCCATGGCAG TGCCCTGGAATCCCTCCAGTGTGTGCGGGCAGCCCAGGCCCCTCACTGGGTGAGCCTCCAGCAGCAAG CCCTAGGTGCCGCCCCTGTACTGAGCCCCGGCACTCCCTGCCCAGAGGGGAGGCCCTCGCCGCTGCCGCTGGGGGAGCCCCAATTCAAGGCAGTGGTgacccaggctgctgctgctctgagTTCACTCCTGGACCAGCTGCGCCTACACCCCACACCCCCTGTCCGCGTGGCTGTTGCCCTGATTGCGCCAGACacaggcctggccctgcccccgGGTGTCCTCTGTGAGGAGGGGTCACTGCCGCAGGAGGAGACACAGGCCTGGGCCAG GCCACATGAGGCCCTGGCCCAGGACGGGGCCCTCACTGCACTCGGGAAGGTCCTATACCTCTTGGACAGGATCCTGGATGGGCAG GTGAGCAGTGGCATGGCAGCCACCCCAGTCCCTGCTGCAGCTGCCACCCTGGACGTGGCTGTTCGGTATGGCCTGTCCCATGGAGCCCAGAG gctgctctgtgtgGCTGTGGGACAGCTGGATCGGCCCCCAGGTCTCACCGATGACGG GAGAAATCTATGGCTGAACATTGGCGTCGAGGAGGCAGCTGCCCCATCCATGTTCCACGTCTCTGTGCCACTGCcggtg ACAACTGGTGGGTTCCTGAGCTGTGCCCTGGCCCTGGTGCTGCCCCTGGCCTACAGCTTCCAGCCTGACCTGGTGCTGGTGGCGCTGGGGCCGGCCCATGGCTTGCGGGACCCCCAGGCTGCACTCCTGGCTGCACTGCTTCGGGGCCCGGCAGGCGGCCGAGTCTTCGCCCTTGTGGATGAG GAATCCACACCCCAGCTTGCAACAGTCCTGGCTAGGGTGCTGAATGGGGAGGCACCCCCAAGCCTGGGCCCCTTCTCCATGGCCGCCCCAGAGGACACGCAAGCCCTGATGTACCTGAGAGGGCGACTGGAGCCAAGGTGGAAGATGCTGCAGGTGGCTG CGCCTCATTGA
- the HDAC10 gene encoding polyamine deacetylase HDAC10 isoform X9 produces MGTALVYHEDMTATRLLWDDPECEIECPERLTTALERLQQHGLKQRCLQLIAREASEAELGLVHSPEYVALLQGTQALGTRELQALSKEYDAVYLHPSTFHCARLAVGAALQLVDAVLTGAVRNGLALVRPPGHHSQRATANGFCVFNNVAIAAKHAQQKHGLRRILIVDWDVHHGQGIQYIFEDDPSVLYFSWHRYEHGHFWPCLRESDADAVGRGRGLGFTVNLPWNQGCSDVPWLQVGMGNADYVAAFLHVLLPLAFEFDPELVLVSAGFDSAIGDPEGQMLATPECFAHLTHLLQCPGIPPVCAGSPGPSLALGAAPVLSPGTPCPEGRPSPLPLGEPQFKAVVTQAAAALSSLLDQLRLHPTPPVRVAVALIAPDTGLALPPGVLCEEGSLPQEETQAWARPHEALAQDGALTALGKVLYLLDRILDGQVSSGMAATPVPAAAATLDVAVRYGLSHGAQRLLCVAVGQLDRPPGLTDDGRNLWLNIGVEEAAAPSMFHVSVPLPVTTGGFLSCALALVLPLAYSFQPDLVLVALGPAHGLRDPQAALLAALLRGPAGGRVFALVDEESTPQLATVLARVLNGEAPPSLGPFSMAAPEDTQALMYLRGRLEPRWKMLQVAAPH; encoded by the exons ATGGGGACCGCACTTGTGTACCACGAGGACATGACCGCCACCCGGCTGCTCTGGGACGA CCCTGAGTGTGAGATCGAGTGTCCTGAGCGCCTGACCACTGCCCTGGAGCGCCTGCAGCAGCATGGTCTGAAGCAAAGGTGTCTGCAGCTCATAGCCCGCGAGGCCTCAGAGGCGGAGCTGGGCCTGGTGCACAG CCCTGAGTACGTAGCGCTGTTGCAGGGGACCCAGGCCTTGGGCACCAGGGAGCTCCAGGCCCTGTCCAAGGAGTATGATGCCGTCTACCTCCATCCG AGTACCTTCCACTGTGCCCGGCTGGCTGTGGGGGCCGCGCTGCAGCTGGTGGACGCGGTGCTGACGGGAGCTGTGCGCAACGGGCTCGCCCTGGTGAG gcctcctgggcaCCACAGCCAGAGGGCTACTGCCAATGGATTCTGCGTGTTCAACAACGTAGCCATAGCAGCCAAACACGCCCAGCAGAAACACGGGTTGCGCAG GATCCTCATCGTTGACTGGGATGTCCATCATGGTCAGGGCATCCAGTATATCTTCGAGGATGACCCCAG CGTCCTTTACTTCTCCTGGCACCGCTATGAGCACGGGCACTTCTGGCCGTGTCTGCGGGAGTCAGACGCTGACGCTGTCGGGCGGGGAAGGGGCCTCGGCTTCACTGTCAACCTGCCTTGGAACCAG GGCTGCTCTGACGTTCCTTGGCTGCAGGTCGGGATGGGAAATGCTGACTACGTGGCTGCCTTCCTGCATgtgctgctgcccctggcctttGAG TTCGACCCTGAGCTGGTCCTAGTCTCCGCAGGATTCGACTCAGCCATCGGTGATCCCGAG GGGCAGATGCTGGCCACACCGGAGTGCTTCGCCCACCTCACGCATCTGCTGCAG TGCCCTGGAATCCCTCCAGTGTGTGCGGGCAGCCCAGGCCCCTCACTGG CCCTAGGTGCCGCCCCTGTACTGAGCCCCGGCACTCCCTGCCCAGAGGGGAGGCCCTCGCCGCTGCCGCTGGGGGAGCCCCAATTCAAGGCAGTGGTgacccaggctgctgctgctctgagTTCACTCCTGGACCAGCTGCGCCTACACCCCACACCCCCTGTCCGCGTGGCTGTTGCCCTGATTGCGCCAGACacaggcctggccctgcccccgGGTGTCCTCTGTGAGGAGGGGTCACTGCCGCAGGAGGAGACACAGGCCTGGGCCAG GCCACATGAGGCCCTGGCCCAGGACGGGGCCCTCACTGCACTCGGGAAGGTCCTATACCTCTTGGACAGGATCCTGGATGGGCAG GTGAGCAGTGGCATGGCAGCCACCCCAGTCCCTGCTGCAGCTGCCACCCTGGACGTGGCTGTTCGGTATGGCCTGTCCCATGGAGCCCAGAG gctgctctgtgtgGCTGTGGGACAGCTGGATCGGCCCCCAGGTCTCACCGATGACGG GAGAAATCTATGGCTGAACATTGGCGTCGAGGAGGCAGCTGCCCCATCCATGTTCCACGTCTCTGTGCCACTGCcggtg ACAACTGGTGGGTTCCTGAGCTGTGCCCTGGCCCTGGTGCTGCCCCTGGCCTACAGCTTCCAGCCTGACCTGGTGCTGGTGGCGCTGGGGCCGGCCCATGGCTTGCGGGACCCCCAGGCTGCACTCCTGGCTGCACTGCTTCGGGGCCCGGCAGGCGGCCGAGTCTTCGCCCTTGTGGATGAG GAATCCACACCCCAGCTTGCAACAGTCCTGGCTAGGGTGCTGAATGGGGAGGCACCCCCAAGCCTGGGCCCCTTCTCCATGGCCGCCCCAGAGGACACGCAAGCCCTGATGTACCTGAGAGGGCGACTGGAGCCAAGGTGGAAGATGCTGCAGGTGGCTG CGCCTCATTGA
- the HDAC10 gene encoding polyamine deacetylase HDAC10 isoform X5 translates to MGTALVYHEDMTATRLLWDDPECEIECPERLTTALERLQQHGLKQRCLQLIAREASEAELGLVHSPEYVALLQGTQALGTRELQALSKEYDAVYLHPSTFHCARLAVGAALQLVDAVLTGAVRNGLALVRPPGHHSQRATANGFCVFNNVAIAAKHAQQKHGLRRILIVDWDVHHGQGIQYIFEDDPSVLYFSWHRYEHGHFWPCLRESDADAVGRGRGLGFTVNLPWNQGCSDVPWLQVGMGNADYVAAFLHVLLPLAFEFDPELVLVSAGFDSAIGDPEGQMLATPECFAHLTHLLQVLAGGRVCAVLEGGYHLESLSQSVCMMVRALLGDPALPLSGPMEPHGSALESLQCVRAAQAPHWVSLQQQGAAPVLSPGTPCPEGRPSPLPLGEPQFKAVVTQAAAALSSLLDQLRLHPTPPVRVAVALIAPDTGLALPPGVLCEEGSLPQEETQAWARPHEALAQDGALTALGKVLYLLDRILDGQVSSGMAATPVPAAAATLDVAVRYGLSHGAQRLLCVAVGQLDRPPGLTDDGRNLWLNIGVEEAAAPSMFHVSVPLPVTTGGFLSCALALVLPLAYSFQPDLVLVALGPAHGLRDPQAALLAALLRGPAGGRVFALVDEESTPQLATVLARVLNGEAPPSLGPFSMAAPEDTQALMYLRGRLEPRWKMLQVAAPH, encoded by the exons ATGGGGACCGCACTTGTGTACCACGAGGACATGACCGCCACCCGGCTGCTCTGGGACGA CCCTGAGTGTGAGATCGAGTGTCCTGAGCGCCTGACCACTGCCCTGGAGCGCCTGCAGCAGCATGGTCTGAAGCAAAGGTGTCTGCAGCTCATAGCCCGCGAGGCCTCAGAGGCGGAGCTGGGCCTGGTGCACAG CCCTGAGTACGTAGCGCTGTTGCAGGGGACCCAGGCCTTGGGCACCAGGGAGCTCCAGGCCCTGTCCAAGGAGTATGATGCCGTCTACCTCCATCCG AGTACCTTCCACTGTGCCCGGCTGGCTGTGGGGGCCGCGCTGCAGCTGGTGGACGCGGTGCTGACGGGAGCTGTGCGCAACGGGCTCGCCCTGGTGAG gcctcctgggcaCCACAGCCAGAGGGCTACTGCCAATGGATTCTGCGTGTTCAACAACGTAGCCATAGCAGCCAAACACGCCCAGCAGAAACACGGGTTGCGCAG GATCCTCATCGTTGACTGGGATGTCCATCATGGTCAGGGCATCCAGTATATCTTCGAGGATGACCCCAG CGTCCTTTACTTCTCCTGGCACCGCTATGAGCACGGGCACTTCTGGCCGTGTCTGCGGGAGTCAGACGCTGACGCTGTCGGGCGGGGAAGGGGCCTCGGCTTCACTGTCAACCTGCCTTGGAACCAG GGCTGCTCTGACGTTCCTTGGCTGCAGGTCGGGATGGGAAATGCTGACTACGTGGCTGCCTTCCTGCATgtgctgctgcccctggcctttGAG TTCGACCCTGAGCTGGTCCTAGTCTCCGCAGGATTCGACTCAGCCATCGGTGATCCCGAG GGGCAGATGCTGGCCACACCGGAGTGCTTCGCCCACCTCACGCATCTGCTGCAGGTGCTGGCTGGCGGCCGGGTCTGCGCCGTGCTGGAG ggtgGCTACCACCTGGAGTCCCTCTCCCAGTCTGTGTGCATGATGGTGCGAGCGCTGCTAGGCGACCCTGCCCTGCCCTTGTCAGGGCCCATGGAGCCCCATGGCAG TGCCCTGGAATCCCTCCAGTGTGTGCGGGCAGCCCAGGCCCCTCACTGGGTGAGCCTCCAGCAGCAAG GTGCCGCCCCTGTACTGAGCCCCGGCACTCCCTGCCCAGAGGGGAGGCCCTCGCCGCTGCCGCTGGGGGAGCCCCAATTCAAGGCAGTGGTgacccaggctgctgctgctctgagTTCACTCCTGGACCAGCTGCGCCTACACCCCACACCCCCTGTCCGCGTGGCTGTTGCCCTGATTGCGCCAGACacaggcctggccctgcccccgGGTGTCCTCTGTGAGGAGGGGTCACTGCCGCAGGAGGAGACACAGGCCTGGGCCAG GCCACATGAGGCCCTGGCCCAGGACGGGGCCCTCACTGCACTCGGGAAGGTCCTATACCTCTTGGACAGGATCCTGGATGGGCAG GTGAGCAGTGGCATGGCAGCCACCCCAGTCCCTGCTGCAGCTGCCACCCTGGACGTGGCTGTTCGGTATGGCCTGTCCCATGGAGCCCAGAG gctgctctgtgtgGCTGTGGGACAGCTGGATCGGCCCCCAGGTCTCACCGATGACGG GAGAAATCTATGGCTGAACATTGGCGTCGAGGAGGCAGCTGCCCCATCCATGTTCCACGTCTCTGTGCCACTGCcggtg ACAACTGGTGGGTTCCTGAGCTGTGCCCTGGCCCTGGTGCTGCCCCTGGCCTACAGCTTCCAGCCTGACCTGGTGCTGGTGGCGCTGGGGCCGGCCCATGGCTTGCGGGACCCCCAGGCTGCACTCCTGGCTGCACTGCTTCGGGGCCCGGCAGGCGGCCGAGTCTTCGCCCTTGTGGATGAG GAATCCACACCCCAGCTTGCAACAGTCCTGGCTAGGGTGCTGAATGGGGAGGCACCCCCAAGCCTGGGCCCCTTCTCCATGGCCGCCCCAGAGGACACGCAAGCCCTGATGTACCTGAGAGGGCGACTGGAGCCAAGGTGGAAGATGCTGCAGGTGGCTG CGCCTCATTGA
- the HDAC10 gene encoding polyamine deacetylase HDAC10 isoform X1, with protein sequence MGTALVYHEDMTATRLLWDDPECEIECPERLTTALERLQQHGLKQRCLQLIAREASEAELGLVHSPEYVALLQGTQALGTRELQALSKEYDAVYLHPSTFHCARLAVGAALQLVDAVLTGAVRNGLALVRPPGHHSQRATANGFCVFNNVAIAAKHAQQKHGLRRILIVDWDVHHGQGIQYIFEDDPSVLYFSWHRYEHGHFWPCLRESDADAVGRGRGLGFTVNLPWNQGCSDVPWLQVGMGNADYVAAFLHVLLPLAFEFDPELVLVSAGFDSAIGDPEGQMLATPECFAHLTHLLQVLAGGRVCAVLEGGYHLESLSQSVCMMVRALLGDPALPLSGPMEPHGSALESLQCVRAAQAPHWVSLQQQGQPDLGWQVGWCLRLPSVTVTLNHPVALGAAPVLSPGTPCPEGRPSPLPLGEPQFKAVVTQAAAALSSLLDQLRLHPTPPVRVAVALIAPDTGLALPPGVLCEEGSLPQEETQAWARPHEALAQDGALTALGKVLYLLDRILDGQVSSGMAATPVPAAAATLDVAVRYGLSHGAQRLLCVAVGQLDRPPGLTDDGRNLWLNIGVEEAAAPSMFHVSVPLPVTTGGFLSCALALVLPLAYSFQPDLVLVALGPAHGLRDPQAALLAALLRGPAGGRVFALVDEESTPQLATVLARVLNGEAPPSLGPFSMAAPEDTQALMYLRGRLEPRWKMLQVAAPH encoded by the exons ATGGGGACCGCACTTGTGTACCACGAGGACATGACCGCCACCCGGCTGCTCTGGGACGA CCCTGAGTGTGAGATCGAGTGTCCTGAGCGCCTGACCACTGCCCTGGAGCGCCTGCAGCAGCATGGTCTGAAGCAAAGGTGTCTGCAGCTCATAGCCCGCGAGGCCTCAGAGGCGGAGCTGGGCCTGGTGCACAG CCCTGAGTACGTAGCGCTGTTGCAGGGGACCCAGGCCTTGGGCACCAGGGAGCTCCAGGCCCTGTCCAAGGAGTATGATGCCGTCTACCTCCATCCG AGTACCTTCCACTGTGCCCGGCTGGCTGTGGGGGCCGCGCTGCAGCTGGTGGACGCGGTGCTGACGGGAGCTGTGCGCAACGGGCTCGCCCTGGTGAG gcctcctgggcaCCACAGCCAGAGGGCTACTGCCAATGGATTCTGCGTGTTCAACAACGTAGCCATAGCAGCCAAACACGCCCAGCAGAAACACGGGTTGCGCAG GATCCTCATCGTTGACTGGGATGTCCATCATGGTCAGGGCATCCAGTATATCTTCGAGGATGACCCCAG CGTCCTTTACTTCTCCTGGCACCGCTATGAGCACGGGCACTTCTGGCCGTGTCTGCGGGAGTCAGACGCTGACGCTGTCGGGCGGGGAAGGGGCCTCGGCTTCACTGTCAACCTGCCTTGGAACCAG GGCTGCTCTGACGTTCCTTGGCTGCAGGTCGGGATGGGAAATGCTGACTACGTGGCTGCCTTCCTGCATgtgctgctgcccctggcctttGAG TTCGACCCTGAGCTGGTCCTAGTCTCCGCAGGATTCGACTCAGCCATCGGTGATCCCGAG GGGCAGATGCTGGCCACACCGGAGTGCTTCGCCCACCTCACGCATCTGCTGCAGGTGCTGGCTGGCGGCCGGGTCTGCGCCGTGCTGGAG ggtgGCTACCACCTGGAGTCCCTCTCCCAGTCTGTGTGCATGATGGTGCGAGCGCTGCTAGGCGACCCTGCCCTGCCCTTGTCAGGGCCCATGGAGCCCCATGGCAG TGCCCTGGAATCCCTCCAGTGTGTGCGGGCAGCCCAGGCCCCTCACTGGGTGAGCCTCCAGCAGCAAGGTCAGCCTGACTTGGGTTGGCAGGTGGGATGGTGCCTCAGGCTCCCGTCAGTGACTGTGACTCTGAACCACCCTGTAGCCCTAGGTGCCGCCCCTGTACTGAGCCCCGGCACTCCCTGCCCAGAGGGGAGGCCCTCGCCGCTGCCGCTGGGGGAGCCCCAATTCAAGGCAGTGGTgacccaggctgctgctgctctgagTTCACTCCTGGACCAGCTGCGCCTACACCCCACACCCCCTGTCCGCGTGGCTGTTGCCCTGATTGCGCCAGACacaggcctggccctgcccccgGGTGTCCTCTGTGAGGAGGGGTCACTGCCGCAGGAGGAGACACAGGCCTGGGCCAG GCCACATGAGGCCCTGGCCCAGGACGGGGCCCTCACTGCACTCGGGAAGGTCCTATACCTCTTGGACAGGATCCTGGATGGGCAG GTGAGCAGTGGCATGGCAGCCACCCCAGTCCCTGCTGCAGCTGCCACCCTGGACGTGGCTGTTCGGTATGGCCTGTCCCATGGAGCCCAGAG gctgctctgtgtgGCTGTGGGACAGCTGGATCGGCCCCCAGGTCTCACCGATGACGG GAGAAATCTATGGCTGAACATTGGCGTCGAGGAGGCAGCTGCCCCATCCATGTTCCACGTCTCTGTGCCACTGCcggtg ACAACTGGTGGGTTCCTGAGCTGTGCCCTGGCCCTGGTGCTGCCCCTGGCCTACAGCTTCCAGCCTGACCTGGTGCTGGTGGCGCTGGGGCCGGCCCATGGCTTGCGGGACCCCCAGGCTGCACTCCTGGCTGCACTGCTTCGGGGCCCGGCAGGCGGCCGAGTCTTCGCCCTTGTGGATGAG GAATCCACACCCCAGCTTGCAACAGTCCTGGCTAGGGTGCTGAATGGGGAGGCACCCCCAAGCCTGGGCCCCTTCTCCATGGCCGCCCCAGAGGACACGCAAGCCCTGATGTACCTGAGAGGGCGACTGGAGCCAAGGTGGAAGATGCTGCAGGTGGCTG CGCCTCATTGA